In Podospora pseudoanserina strain CBS 124.78 chromosome 5, whole genome shotgun sequence, a single window of DNA contains:
- the GBP2_1 gene encoding g-strand binding protein (EggNog:ENOG503NW7K; COG:A), whose amino-acid sequence MTGQGASAGGSGQGYNNNGAPHRSFEDRAVHRENVMNNIRESSQQDRRVYVGNLSYDVKWHHLKDFMRQAGEVLYADVLLLPNGMSKVGFHK is encoded by the exons ATGACTGGACAGGGCGCATCCGCTGGAGGATCAGGACAAGGATACAACAATAACGGAGCTCCTCATAGATCGTTCGAAGATCGTGCCGTTCACCGCGAAAACGTCATGAATAACATTCGAGAGTCGTCGCAGCAGGACCGCCGCGTCTATGTCGGCAACCTGTCTTACGACGTCAAGTGGCACCACCTCAAGGATTTTATGAGGCAGG CCGGTGAGGTTCTCTATGCCGACGTATTGCTTCTTCCCAATGGAATGTCGAAGGTGGGCTTTCACAAGTGA
- the GBP2_2 gene encoding g-strand binding protein (EggNog:ENOG503NW7K; COG:A), which yields MDRIVRPNLASVLLEEVPAVVSVALLALAVVLRTEEDLTPAWEVELQEAGPRVLPFNIGWQDLKDLFRQSARTGGVIRADVHLGPDGRPKGSGIVVFESPDDARNAIQQFNGYDWQGRVIEVREDRFANAGMGAGGYGGRGGFGGRGGFGGGFGGRGGFGGRGGFGGGGYGRGGYGGGPGGGPGGPSFGGPPGGDGSVPPNPFTDNATAGTEKNEIIYVRNLPWSTSNDDLVELFSTIGKVEQAEIQYEPSGRSRGSGVVRFDNADTAETAINKFQGYQYGGRPLGLSYVKYLNQGGGDAMDTDHGGLTQDQIM from the exons ATGGATAGGATCGTGAGGCCGAACCTCGCTTCGGTCCtcctggaggaggtgccCGCGGTGGTTTCGGTGGCCCTGTTGGccctggcggtggtgctccGTACGGAGGAGGATTTAACCCCGGCATGGGAGGTGGAGCTCCAGGAGGCGGGCCCCCGGGTG CTGCCGTTCAACATTGGTTGGCAAGACCTGAAGGATCTGTTCCGGCAGTCCG CACGAACTGGTGGGGTTATTCGCGCCGATGTTCATCTCGGCCCCGACGGTCGCCCCAAGGGTTCTGGTATTGTTGTATTCGAGTCCCCCGACGATGCGAGAAACGCTATTCAGCAATTCAACGGCTATGACTGGCAAGGTCGCGTAATTGAGGTTAGGGAGGACCGTTTCGCCAATGCTGGTATGGGTGCTGGCGGTTACGGTGGCCGCGGTGGCTTCGGCGGTCGCGGTGGCTTCGGCGGTGGCTTCGGCGGCCGTGGAGGCTTCGGCGGTCGCGGTggttttggcggcggcggttaTGGTCGTGGAGGCTATGGCGGCggtcctggtggtggtcctGGCGGCCCCAGCTTCGGTGGTCCTCCAGGGGGCGATGGCTCTGTCCCTCCGAACCCTTTTACTGACAacgccaccgccggcactGAGAAGAACGAGATTATCTACGTTCGCAAC CTTCCTTGGTCTACAAGCAATGACGATCTCGTTGAGTTGTTCTCGACTATCGGCAAGGTTGAGCAGGCCGAGATTCAGTACGAGCCTAGTGGCCGCTCGCGTGGCAGCGGTGTTGTTCGCTTCGACAATGCCGACACCGCCGAAACCGCCATCAACAAGTTTCAAGGATATCAGTACGGCGGCCGGCCTCTGGGTCTGAGCTACGTCAAGTACTTGAaccagggtggtggtgacgccATGGACACCGACCATGGTGGATTGACTCAGGACCAGATCATGTAA
- the COQ9 gene encoding Ubiquinone biosynthesis protein coq9, mitochondrial (EggNog:ENOG503P1VM; COG:S) yields MYVVGNILGKKHQTMAYPAAVNCSGAARRILLLPTTTTRPATRSFPGRLSAVTSRPITTLPSTPRTKSKSTPKTQPPTTPPPQPLQTRRTYHSTTHPPPPSPFTQAETTLLTTALTSHIPTHGFTLPSLTLAARDLSLLDISPSFLGPSPVARLIHFHLYTTRTTLPSLASQHSDLLSGLSVSEKFELLTWLRLKQNEPIIQHWQQALAVMAQPFQVPVAVRELAMLADEIYYLAGDKSVDPSWYTKRAALSGIYAAAELFMTTDKSEGFQETRRFLRRRLQEAEELGGAVRSVGEWVGFTASAGVNLLRSKGVRI; encoded by the exons ATGTACGTCGTTGGGAATATCTTG GGAAAAAAGCACCAAACAATGGCCTACCCGGCAGCCGTCAACTGCTCCGGCGCAGCCCggcgcatcctcctcctccccaccaccaccacccggccGGCCACCCGATCCTTCCCCGGAAGACTCTCCGCCGTCACCTCCCgacccatcaccaccctcccctcgaCTCCCCGAACCAAATCCAaatcaacccccaaaacccaaccaccaacaacaccaccaccgcaacccctccaaacaagaagaacctaccactccaccacccacccccctccccccagcccctTCACCCAAGCCgaaacaaccctcctcaccaccgccttaACCTCCCACATCCCCACCCACGggttcaccctcccctccctcaccctcgccgcccgcgacctctccctcctcgacatctccccctccttcctcggcccctcccccgtcgCCCGCCTGATCCACTTCCACCTCTACACCACccgcaccaccctcccctccctcgcgAGCCAGCACAGCGACCTCCTCTCCGGCCTCTCCGTCTCGGAAAAATTCGAACTCCTCACTTGGCTGCGCCTAAAGCAAAACGAGCCCATCATACAGCACTGGCAGCAGGCCCTCGCGGTCATGGCCCAGCCCTTCCAGGTCCCCGTCGCCGTCAGGGAGCTCGCCATGCTGGCAGATGAGATCTACTATCTTGCCGGGGATAAAAGTGTTGATCCGAGCTGGTACACCAAGCGGGCGGCCCTCAGTGGTATCTATGCCGCGGCCGAGTTGTTCATGACGACGGACAAGAGCGAGGGGTTCCAGGAGACAAGGCGGTTCCTCAGGAGGAGGCTTCaagaggccgaggagctgggcggGGCGGTTAGGAGTGTCGGGGAATGGGTTGGCTTCACGGCGAGCGCGGGGGTCAATCTGTTGAGGAGCAAGGGGGTTAGGATATaa
- a CDS encoding hypothetical protein (EggNog:ENOG503NYJE; COG:K), translating to MANAPELRPGDEGFDGFRMRLSEDCVEYMLFIIGEKSDNDLPSLEAVKRAADKKLTELAKEYIWQREPFKLETKIQKGSGLSYLHGTTHYGDNVEDEWLIVYLLRELTKSFPNLWVRVSDSDGEFLLIEAAKVLPKWLSPENDTNRVWIHQGKLLIIPLDNTQPNKNLTLTSAISTITSRPSSLLHSPFIEAESFYRLEKYPSAISSTTHHALVTIPRKLAYILHSRSQSIAPATEAFYLRDPVSLKPLLFPSITTPLLFPPKDLITISIRFTKVLYAQLKSQHFSPPPPAWKSLLHAAEVEAATNPTADSAQKKLARLELGMKLTTGFELLCAGDKAETHPNRVVREVALLLGDLAEDGEENILPSDEQIEKEWKDTEREDDDSWMDIDYTQLEKELAGSGSGGVKAEKIKGGKGGFGDAGTQADLQKIVERFEAFLNDEDAGVDGVVLGDEDEDDDEMDVDDDDDDESDEDEDWEDEDKEVGFDEEQFQRMMREMMGLPGDDGKSSGAPPASATTQDKGKQKAVVVEGVDSENDEDDEGDEAEEIQKMMQQFESELKGLGALSLDPKATATERRIKDVGSSSKEQEISENEEEEVDIDYNLAKNLLESFKSQAGMAGPAGNLLGLMGVTLPRDEDDSDEEEETTPTAPITGKGKEKA from the exons ATGGCCAACGCCCCAGAGCTGCGTCCTGGAGACGAAGGGTTCGATGGTTTTCGTATGAGGCTGTCCGAGGACTGTGTCGAGTACATGCTATTCATCATTGGCGAAAAGTCAGACAATGATCTCCCCAGCTTGGAAGCCGTTAAGAGGGCCGCTGATAAAAAGCTGACGGAGCTGGCAAAGGAATACATATGGCAGCGAGAACCCTTCAAGCTCGAGACAAAAATCCAGaaag GTTCCGGGCTGTCCTATCTCCATGGAACAACCCACTACGGAGACAATGTGGAAGACGAGTGGCTCATTGTCTACCTCCTCCGGGAGCTCACCAAATCCTTTCCCAACCTTTGGGTCCGTGTCTCTGACAGCGATGGCGAGTTTCTCCTAATCGAAGCAGCCAAAGTCTTGCCCAAGTGGCTCAGTCCAGAAAACGACACCAACCGAGTGTGGATTCACCAAGGCAAACTCCTTATCATCCCCCTAGACAACACACAGCCCAACAAGAACCTCACCCTGACATCCGCCATCTCAACCATTACATCCAGGccctcatccctcctccactcccccTTCATCGAAGCCGAATCCTTCTACCGCCTCGAGAAATACCCCtcagccatctcctccaccacccaccatgccCTCGTCACCATCCCAAGGAAACTAGCCTACATCCTCCACTCCCGCTCCCAATCCATCGCCCCCGCTACCGAAGCCTTCTACCTCCGAGaccccgtctccctcaaacccctATTATTCCCCTCAATAACCACCCCCTTACTATTCCCCCCAAAagacctcatcaccatctccatccgCTTTACCAAAGTCCTCTACGCCCAGCTCAAATCCCAGCACTtttcccccccacctccagcaTGGAAGTCATTACTTCACGCCGCCGAGGTCGAAGCCGCCACGAACCCCACCGCCGACTCTGCACAAAAGAAGCTTGCGAGGTTAGAGCTGGGGATGAAGCTCACTACGGGATTTGAGCTGCTGTGTGCCGGTGACAAGGCAGAGACTCACCCTAATAGAGTCGTTCGGGAGGTGGCGTTGCTACTGGGGGATCTggccgaggatggggaggagaacaTCCTGCCGTCTGATGAGCAGATTGAAAAGGAGTGGAAGGATACCGAaagggaggatgatgatagcTGGATGGATATCGATTACACTCAGCTTGAGAAGGAGCTCGCTGGCTCTGGAAGCGGCGGCGTCAAGGCCGAGAAAATAAAGGGGGGTAAGGGGGGCTTTGGCGACGCCGGCACTCAGGCGGATCTCCAGAAGATAGTGGAGAGATTTGAGGCGTTTTTGAACGACGAGGATGCGGGtgtggatggggttgtgttgggggatgaggatgaggatgatgatgagatggatgtggatgatgatgatgatgacgagagcgacgaggatgaggactgggaggatgaagatAAGGAAGTCGGTTTTGATGAGGAGCAGTTccagaggatgatgagggagatgatggggttgcctggtgatgatgggaaatCATCGGGTGCACCGccagcatcagcaacaacacaagacaagggaaaacaaaaagcggttgttgttgaaggagtGGACTCAGAAAatgacgaagatgatgagggtgacgAGGCGGAAGAGATCCAAAAGATGATGCAGCAGTTTGAGAGCGAGCTCAAGGGGCTGGGGGCACTGAGCTTGGACCCCAAAGCAACAGCCACAGAAAGAAGGATCAAAGATGTTGGAAGCTCAAGCAAAGAGCAAGAGATCAGCGAaaacgaggaagaggaggtggatatTGACTAcaacctcgccaaaaacctcctcgaGAGTTTCAAGTCCCAAGCTGGTATGGCAGGCCCAGCAGGGAAtctgttggggttgatgggggttACCTTGCCCCGAGACGAGGACGActccgacgaggaagaagagaccACCCCTACCGCACCCATTACAGGCAAGGGTAAGGAAAAAGCATGA
- the smc6 gene encoding Structural maintenance of chromosomes protein 6 (COG:L; EggNog:ENOG503NXHE; BUSCO:EOG092608RH) — protein MPSRTINNLGAESSRKRHHRGEDDESEEPVRPRSHLNGESRKRARLSDVRDETRANNPDDEAEYQGAASPDTPPRTQYELMRDNGFEHLRTEAADDQKATQRLRMRPNRLGENVVAENGILEQVICINFMCHTRLNCELGPLLNFVVGENGSGKSAVLTAITLCLGGKASSTNRGGSLKSFVKEGEDKAILTVKIKNQGPDAYQHDIYGDSITVERWFNKTGGSGFNLKTATGSIHSKKKEEVDQIVEYYALQVDNPLNVLSQDNARQFLNASSKAQKYKFFIEGVQLQQLDNDYKLTAEYVSQIDTKIPDQEQKIELLKVQRANAERLLETLEGERSLRDKINTMRLKLAWSRVDTCEKRLAQKEANLAEISTKLISAEEKFGLKSRALEQADQEVETTKAKLERAKEEEPELQAKVEEAKAHKEAMVADLMKVQAEEREAHQNWKAMTDQVKDFERKIAQEERSLQEAHGGLQTLKMKERDEARARVQELEQKIDDNKQLIPRIKSQMSDSARALNPIKERVTKKQEEIHNLKKEIEKTQAQIGVPLAAYHKNMPRLLKAIDGDKRFQQKPIGPLGTVVHLHKPEWGAILESYFGNNLNGFVVFSKADMNVLADLMRRCDIDSNRNPIFVGQRNALNLAGKEPDADFDTILRVLKIDNQAVRDTLVINHAIEQVLLIHKRTTAQSVMMDGTAPPRNVKRCITFHDSKNEGLSIEMKPSGISTSPVRIGTQPKRLQTESASQMAFLKESLSKLESELQALRVEYKRVQDENSHHKTALAKAEKEGAVLAQQLRETELELAEIEVALDEWDGSDARLQSLREQLAQALEQKAHHGQQVTGLIVAKDQKNVLAEEAYKALKAQKLQLKDCEVSVNKAEEKAKSAETHRHIVLREKLDSEDAYKQLKAEQKEAEESIGREKDRIAEREAEAIQVCPERVHLLDGETEKSVNTQYFALRARYDKMTSRRQLNEQEVIEQAEKVRKKYDEAVNGLNSMVESSERLKHSLSLRLDKWRKFQRYISAQSRVNFIYLLSERGYRGRLLLDHKRRLLDVHVEPDHTEKRASGRSTKTLSGGEKSFSSICMLLAIWEAMGSPLRCLDEFDVFMDNVNRAVSQNMLVAAARRSVNRQYIFITPNAIDPKIIAEKDVKLIRLVDPRQQRLTSMQTIS, from the exons ATGCCGTCGAGGACAATCAATAACCTCGGCGCAGAGTCCTCGCGGAAGCGACACCACCGCGGCGAAGATGACGAGTCAGAGGAGCCTGTACGGCCTCGTTCGCATTTAAATGGTGAATCT CGAAAACGTGCCCGGCTTTCCGATGTGCGCGATGAAACGCGTGCAAACAACCCCGATGACGAAGCCGAGTATCAAGGAGCTGCCTCGCCCGACACCCCACCAAGAACGCAGTATGAGTTAATGCGCGATAATGGGTTCGAGCATTTGCGAACTGAGGCTGCCGATGACCAGAAGGCGACCCAGCGGCTACGGATGCGACCAAACCGTCTAGGAGAAAATGTGGTCGCAGAAAATGGCATTCTTGAGCAAGTCATATGCATCAACTTTATGTGTCACACGAGACTGAACTGCGAGCTTGGGCCCCTTCTCAACTTTGTTGTGGGCGAGAATGGCAGCGGAAAGAGCGCTGTTTTGACAGCAATCACCCTCTGCCTTGGTGGAAAGGCAAGCTCGACGAACCGCGGTGGTAGCCTGAAAAGTTTTGtcaaagaaggagaggataAGGCTATTTTGACtgtcaagatcaagaaccAGGGGCCTGATGCTTATCAGCACGATATTTACGGCGATTCCATCACCGTGGAGCGTTGGTTCAACAAAACTGGCGGGAGCGGCTTCAACCTGAAAACAGCCACCGGCTCTATTCactcgaagaagaaggaagaggttgaccaAATCGTGGAGTACTACGCCCTGCAGGTCGACAACCCACTGAACGTTCTATCTCAAGACAACGCCCGGCAATTCCTCAACGCCTCAAGCAAGGCGCAGAAGTACAAGTTCTTCATCGAGGGCGTCCAGTTACAGCAATTGGATAACGACTACAAGCTGACTGCTGAATATGTGAGCCAAATAGACACCAAGATACCTGATCAAGAGCAGAAAATCGAGCTTCTCAAAGTGCAACGGGCAAACGCAGAACGCTTATTGGAGACTCTGGAAGGCGAGCGGTCATTACGCGACAAAATCAACACAATGCGCTTAAAGTTGGCTTGGTCACGTGTCGATACCTGTGAAAAGAGACTGGCGCAGAAGGAGGCGAATCTCGCCGAGATCTCCACCAAGTTGATTTCGGCTGAAGAAAAGTTCGGCTTGAAAAGTCGAGCGTTGGAGCAGGCGGATCAAGAGGTGGAAACCACCAAGGCGAAGCTCGAGAGGgcgaaggaagaggagccagAGCTGCAGGCCAAAGTTGAAGAGGCGAAGGCTCATAAGGAGGCCATGGTAGCAGACCTTATGAAGGTCCAGGCCGAGGAGCGAGAGGCTCACCAAAACTGGAAAGCCATGACTGACCAGGTCAAGGATTTCGAGAGAAAGATCGCGCAGGAAGAGAGGAGTCTGCAGGAGGCACACGGTGGTCTCCAAAccctgaagatgaaggagcgCGACGAGGCTCGGGCCAGGGTCCAGGAGCTCGAACAAAAAATCGATGACAACAAACAGCTGATTCCTCGGATCAAAAGCCAGATGAGTGATTCGGCAAGGGCCCTAAACCCCATCAAGGAGCGGGTtaccaagaagcaggaggagatccaCAATCTCAaaaaggagattgagaaAACCCAGGCACAAATCGGTGTGCCGCTTGCTGCTTACCACAAGAATATGCCGAGGCTGTTAAAGGCCATTGACGGCGACAAGAGGTTCCAGCAGAAACCCATCGGCCCGCTGGGCACCGTCGTGCATCTTCATAAACCGGAATGGGGAGCGATTTTGGAGTCTTATTttggcaacaacctcaacggTTTTGTCGTCTTCAGCAAAGCCGACATGAATGTTCTTGCAGACTTGATGAGGCGATGCGACATCGACAGCAACCGCAATCCCATCTTCGTGGGCCAGCGAAATGCCCTCAATCTGGCGGGAAAAGAGCCAGATGCGGACTTCGACACCATCCTGAGAGTACTCAAGATTGACAACCAAGCTGTTCGGGATACACTTGTTATCAACCACGCGATCGAACAAGTGCTCTTGATTCATAAGCGCACAACGGCTCAGAGcgtgatgatggatggaacGGCACCGCCCCGCAATGTCAAGAGATGCATCACATTCCATGATTCCAAGAACGAAGGGCTAAGCATTGAAATGAAGCCGAGCGGCATATCAACAAGTCCGGTCAGGATTGGGACTCAGCCCAAGCGCCTGCAGACGGAATCTGCCTCTCAGATGGCCTTCTTGAAGGAGTCCCTGTCAAAATTGGAGTCGGAACTCCAAGCTCTCCGAGTTGAATACAAACGTGTCCAGGATGAAAACTCCCACCACAAGACAGCCCTTGCCAAAGCGGAGAAAGAGGGGGCCGTTCTCGCACAGCAGCTGCGAGAGACCGAACTAGAGCTTGCGGAGATCGAAGTGGCTTTGGACGAGTGGGATGGGTCTGACGCCCGACTCCAAAGTTTGCGTGAGCAGCTGGCTCAAGCACTGGAGCAGAAAGCCCACCACGGTCAACAGGTGACTGGGCTTATTGTGGCCAAAGACCAGAAAAACGTacttgccgaggaggcttACAAGGCACTCAAAGCTCAGAAGCTGCAGCTCAAGGACTGCGAAGTCAGTGTGAATAAGGCAGAGGAAAAGGCCAAGTCTGCGGAGACGCACCGGCATATTGTGCTTCGAGAAAAGCTCGACAGTGAAGACGCGTATAAGCAACTGAAGGCAGAACAAAAGGAAGCGGAAGAAAGTAttgggagggaaaaggaTAGGATCGCGGAGAGAGAGGCGGAGGCCATTCAGGTGTGCCCAGAACGCGTGCATTTGCTAGACGGCGAGACGGAGAAGTCCGTCAATACACAGTACTTTGCTCTGCGGGCTCGATACGACAAAATGACCAGCAGACGCCAGTTGAACGAGCAGGAAGTTATTGAGCAAGCCGAAAAGGTTCGGAAGAAGTACGACGAAGCAGTCAATGGCCTCAACTCGATGGTGGAGTCAAGCGAACGTCTCAAGCATTCGTTGAGCCTACGTTTGGACAAGTGGCGCAAGTTTCAGCGGTACATCTCCGCCCAGTCGCGTGTGAACTTCATATATCTCCTCAGCGAACGCGGGTACCGagggaggctgctgctggatcATAAGCGCAGGCTCCTGGACGTTCATGTGGAGCCCGACCACACCGAGAAACGTGCCAGTGGACGGAGTACCAAGACGTTATCCGGCGGAGAGAAATCCTTTTCTTCGATTTGTATGCTGTTGGCCATCTGGGAAGCCATGGGTTCGCCGCTGCGGTGCTTGGATGAGTTTGATGTGTTCATGGACAATGTGAACCGCGCTGTTAGCCAAAATATGCTG GTTGCCGCTGCTCGAAGGTCGGTCAACCGGCAATACATCTTCATCACACCCAACGCTATCGACCCAAAGATCATCGCTGAAAAAGACGTAAAACTTATTCGACTCGTTGATCCACGCCAACAGCGACTCACCAGCATGCAAACAATATCATGA
- a CDS encoding hypothetical protein (EggNog:ENOG503P3Z8; BUSCO:EOG09264829; COG:S), which yields MTGSGKRKDAPTGGGGAQQAKKKKAGGNAGKWKTPHHMAKAANNQESNLQAGEPGIWVTCARHQESKAAREIGVLFAEYADKMYGIKGVHDAEKKEGEEDEDEDDIEAAIKKEVEALNANRKGTDGGHNMTPLKMNVDCLMFVKTKPPIDPVAFVRRIVEDAKSAKETGQMKCRYVNRLTPVSVTGKATEQGLEGVAREALAPFFDLSGKKTDVDQSTEAAVKPAAETEARSEKASNENAQPAKKEITFAIRPSVRNNSSLKRDIVINTIAGLINNERHKVNLTSPDKVILVDVYQKVCGVSVVDGDWEEFKRYNLTELYGQGQGSKEKKEKE from the exons ATGACGGGAAGCGGCAAGAGAAAAGACGCGCCAactggcggtggcggggcGCAGCAAGCtaagaagaaaaag GCGGGAGGCAATGCAGGAAAGTGGAAGACGCCGCATCATATGGCCAAGGCGGCCAACAATCAAGAATCGAACCTCCAGGCAGGAGAACCGGGCATTTGGGTGACATGTGCCCGGCACCAGGAATCCAAGGCAGCGAGGGAGATCGGGGTGTTGTTTGCCGAG TATGCAGACAAGATGTATGGCATCAAAGGGGTCCATgacgccgagaagaaggaaggcgaggaggacgaggatgaagacgacaTTGaagccgccatcaagaaggaagTGGAAGCGTTGAATGCCAACAGAAAAGGCACCGATGGTGGACACAATATGACGCCCCTCAAGATGAACGTCGACTGCTTGATGTTTGTCAAGACGAAGCCACCGATCGACCCGGTGGCATTTGTGAGACGCATCGTGGAGGATGCAAAGTCTGCTAAGGAGACAGGCCAGATGAAGTGTCGCTATGTGAACCGGCTGACCCCGGTAAGCGTCACGGGGAAGGCCACGGAACAGGGCCTGGAAGGGGTGGCCAGGGAGGCACTCGCTCCTTTCTTCGACCTGAGTGGAAAGAAGACAGATGTTGATCAATCCACGGAGGCCGCGGTGAAGCCAGCAGCGGAAACCGAGGCCAGAAGCGAGAAGGCGTCAAATGAGAATGCCCAACCAGCCAAGAAGGAAATCACT TTCGCCATCCGACCCAGCGTGCGGAACAATAGCTCGCTAAAGAGAGATATTGTGATCAATACCATTGCTGGGCTTATCAATAACGAGCGCCACAAAGTGAACCTGACGTCTCCGGACAAGGTTATCTTGGTGGACGTGTACCAGAAAGTATGCGGCGTTAGCGTCGTTGACGGCGACTGGGAAGAGTTCAAGCGGTACAACTTGACAGAGCTGTATGGGCAGGGCCAGGGAagcaaggaaaagaaggagaaagagTAG
- a CDS encoding hypothetical protein (EggNog:ENOG503P34T), with amino-acid sequence MSGTCLFGKHSSRRVTMPVCSIRGISHNQTDSDTNMYRLPSEQGVRAMLGSAVPEDVTVARIQPLQSLRPQRIYQVHLSDNTSLRLVLPPISMWRPLRSEQASVATEVTAIDWLHQVLTRQFSLATPSSSRSARRGSEETSKQQNQDSKTLLRLLPSLVQHGQDTSTALRELFAFYEPSQGTAIALLEPKLTVDPNSPERQQVDFEIGTFYRRFLIQPGLVSPTGRFGPLAAVIPLLQSSQPQRAQPGAGGLFGTGGAASWSVAFHSMLEGVLRDGEDMAVVLGYSTIRRHFRRLGYLLDDVTVPKFVVVDAAQDSNLLVERIPDGGDRGIRIAGLQSWSNCVFGDPLFATVFSDPADLPPPPPSDSFLRGLNSTASATSPPPPATSASTMTATSNYLSTLNPQLIEALPSAPVRLLFYRIYHILTRIVAEFYRPRPDSTTRELEARRKLNVVLAKLAEIPDDFLCPPETPYSSLPATPNSSTSTKSLSKREYSVARPTGEMSPAKRMRELERAIPKK; translated from the coding sequence aTGTCAGGTACCTGTCTCTTTGGAAAACACTCTTCTAGACGGGTGACGATGCCAGTTTGCTCTATCAGGGGCATCAGTCACAACCAGACAGACAGCGATACCAACATGTATCGACTACCATCAGAGCAGGGTGTCCGGGCCATGTTGGGCTCAGCTGTTCCTGAAGATGTTACCGTCGCCAGAATACAACCACTCCAAAGTCTCAGGCCACAGAGGATATACCAAGTCCACCTTTCCGACAACACATCTCTACGCCTTGTTCTTCCACCAATTTCCATGTGGCGGCCCCTACGATCAGAACAAGCCAGCGTGGCCACCGAGGTAACAGCAATAGACTGGCTTCACCAGGTTCTCACTCGACAATTCTCATTAGCCacaccatcttcctcccGGTCAGCGAGGAGAGGAAGCGAAGAAACCAGCAAACAGCAGAACCAAGACTCGAAAACCCTGCTACGACTGCTGCCATCCCTCGTCCAACACGGCCAGGACACCAGCACGGCCCTCCGCGAGCTATTCGCCTTTTATGAACCAAGTCAAGGCACAGCAATAGCCCTCTTGGAACCAAAGCTCACAGTGGATCCAAACTCTCCCGAACGACAGCAAGTAGACTTCGAAATCGGCACATTCTACCGACGATTCTTGATCCAACCCGGTTTGGTCTCGCCAACAGGTCGTTTTGGTCCATTGGCAGCTGTTATCCCTCTGCTACAAtcatcacaaccccaaaGAGCACAACCAGGAGCCGGGGGTTTATTTGGAACGGGAGGTGCGGCCAGTTGGTCGGTGGCCTTTCACTCCATGCTCGAAGGTGTTCTCAGAGACGGGGAGGACATGGCGGTTGTGCTGGGTTACTCGACAATACGACGGCACTTTCGGCGGTTAGGATACCTCTTGGACGACGTCACTGTGCCGaagtttgtggtggtggatgctgCCCAAGACTCTAACCTCTTGGTGGAAAGGATACCAGACGGTGGCGACAGAGGAATCAGAATAGCTGGTCTGCAGAGTTGGTCAAATTGCGTCTTTGGCGACCCTCTGTTTGCCACAGTGTTTAGCGATCCGGCAGActtgccgccaccacccccttccgaCTCTTTTCTCAGGGGTTTAAATTCGACTGCTTCAGcgacatcccctccaccacctgcaaCGTCGGCGTCAACGATGACGGCAACATCAAACTACCTATCAACTCTCAACCCGCAATTAATAGAGGCCCTCCCGTCTGCCCCCGTCCGGCTGTTATTCTACCGGATCTACCACATCCTTACCCGCATCGTCGCCGAGTTCTACCGCCCCCGACCAGACTCCACGACGCGAGAGCTAGAAGCGCGGAGGAAGCTCAATGTAGTGTTGGCGAAACTAGCAGAGATACCAGATGATTTCTTGTGTCCTCCTGAAACCCCCTACTCCAGCCTACCCGCGacacccaacagcagcaccagcaccaagagCCTGAGCAAACGTGAATACAGCGTTGCACGACCAACAGGGGAGATGAGTCCAGCAAAGAGAATgcgggagttggagagggcgatACCAAAGAAATAa
- a CDS encoding hypothetical protein (EggNog:ENOG503P4CN; COG:S), producing the protein MSKHLSQDEFFTALTALFTTQKQSQKGTILLTQKRYSYDESAKETLSEQEHEETLTTAPLPQAPILIRASNSKSKEARNEGKKLKLSTIVQPDDLDSFYARYADVCKAGMSGLKPRDRTKRKAKEKARRKMKTQA; encoded by the exons atgaGTAAACACCTATCCCAAGACGAG TTCTTCACCGCCCTCACAGCCCTCTTCACAACCCAAAAACAATCCCAAAAGggcaccatcctcctcacccaaaaACGCT ACTCCTACGACGAATCAGCAAAAGAAACCCTATCAGAACAAGAACATGAAgaaaccctcaccaccgcccccctcccccaagccccAATCCTAATCCGCGCCTCCAACTCCAAGTCAAAAGAGGCCCGCAACGAGGGCAAAAAACTCAAGCTCTCCACCATCGTCCAGCCCGACGACCTCGACTCCTTCTACGCCCGGTACGCCGACGTCTGCAAGGCGGGCATGAGCGGGCTCAAGCCGAGGGACAGGACCAAgcgcaaggccaaggagaaggcgaggaggaagatgaagactCAGGCGTAG